The following coding sequences lie in one Bacillota bacterium genomic window:
- the grdB gene encoding glycine reductase complex selenoprotein B yields the protein MAEKKFRVVHYLNQFFGQVGGEEKATILPEARDGVVGPGMGLKAALGQAAEIVGTIICGDSYFAENMETATTQIMDLIKEFNPDLVIAGPAFNAGRYGTACGAICAAVQQELKIPAVTAMFPENPGVDLYKKEVYILPTGDSAASMRKALPKMAAFALKLARGEDIGHPGEEGYISRGIRKNIIADKPGAERALDMLLAKIKGQPFTTELPMPEFDRVAPNPPVKNMAQATIALVTSGGIVPKGNPDRIEASSATKFGKYSLTGLDNLTSETHQTAHGGYDPTYANEDPDRVVPLDVMRHLEREGKIGKVFDYFYSTVGNGTSVANAAQFGAAIAKDLKEAGVDAVILTSTUGTCTRCGAAMVKEIERAGLPVVHMCTVVPISLTVGANRIVPTVAIPHPLGNPELTADEEKVLRRDLVEKGLRALETPVDGQVVFEQ from the coding sequence ATGGCCGAAAAGAAATTTCGGGTAGTTCACTACCTGAACCAGTTCTTTGGGCAAGTGGGCGGTGAAGAAAAAGCGACCATACTACCGGAGGCCCGTGACGGTGTTGTCGGTCCGGGGATGGGGCTAAAAGCCGCCCTAGGCCAGGCGGCGGAAATAGTGGGTACCATCATCTGTGGCGACAGCTATTTCGCTGAAAACATGGAAACAGCGACGACCCAGATAATGGATCTGATCAAAGAGTTTAACCCCGACTTGGTAATTGCCGGTCCGGCTTTTAACGCCGGCCGCTACGGCACGGCCTGCGGTGCCATCTGCGCGGCTGTACAGCAGGAACTGAAGATTCCGGCTGTGACGGCCATGTTCCCGGAAAATCCCGGTGTAGACTTGTATAAGAAAGAAGTCTATATCTTACCTACCGGCGACTCGGCGGCCAGTATGCGCAAAGCGTTGCCTAAAATGGCTGCTTTTGCGCTGAAACTGGCCCGGGGAGAAGACATTGGCCATCCCGGTGAGGAGGGCTATATTTCCCGCGGGATCCGGAAGAACATAATTGCCGACAAGCCAGGGGCCGAGCGGGCGCTGGATATGCTGCTGGCAAAGATTAAGGGCCAGCCGTTTACCACCGAGCTTCCCATGCCGGAGTTTGATCGGGTGGCTCCGAATCCGCCGGTAAAGAACATGGCCCAGGCTACCATTGCCTTGGTGACCTCAGGCGGCATTGTACCCAAAGGCAACCCGGACCGGATTGAGGCTTCTTCCGCCACCAAATTTGGTAAATACAGTCTGACGGGCTTAGATAACCTGACCTCGGAAACCCATCAGACGGCACATGGCGGTTACGATCCCACCTATGCTAACGAAGATCCCGATCGGGTAGTGCCGCTGGATGTAATGCGCCATCTGGAGCGGGAAGGTAAGATCGGCAAAGTATTTGACTATTTCTATAGCACAGTGGGCAATGGGACCTCAGTGGCCAATGCCGCCCAATTCGGTGCTGCTATTGCTAAAGATCTCAAGGAAGCCGGGGTGGACGCCGTTATCCTAACCTCCACCTGAGGCACCTGTACTCGCTGCGGCGCAGCGATGGTAAAAGAGATCGAACGAGCCGGATTACCGGTGGTGCATATGTGCACGGTGGTGCCCATTTCACTTACGGTGGGGGCCAATCGAATCGTTCCAACCGTGGCTATCCCGCATCCGTTGGGGAACCCGGAACTTACAGCCGACGAGGAAAAGGTCCTGCGTCGTGACCTGGTGGAAAAAGGGCTGCGGGCCCTGGAGACGCCGGTGGACGGCCAAGTTGTATTCGAACAGTAG
- a CDS encoding glycine/sarcosine/betaine reductase complex selenoprotein A: MELKGKKLIAIGDRDGVPGPAIEECLRSAGAEPVFITTECFVUTAAGTMDLENQARIKELGEKHGAENLVVILGAADPDCAELAAETVTAGDPTYAGPLTGVQLGLPVYHMMEPDIKEQVDEGVYEEQVAMMEMVVEVEALIDAVKGIREQHSKL, translated from the coding sequence ATGGAACTCAAGGGCAAGAAACTTATTGCCATTGGTGATCGGGACGGCGTACCGGGCCCGGCGATTGAAGAATGCCTTCGCTCGGCCGGAGCCGAGCCGGTCTTTATCACCACTGAGTGCTTCGTTTGAACGGCAGCAGGGACAATGGACCTGGAGAATCAGGCGCGGATCAAAGAGCTAGGCGAGAAACACGGGGCGGAGAACCTGGTAGTTATTTTAGGTGCCGCTGACCCCGATTGCGCCGAGCTGGCGGCGGAGACAGTTACCGCCGGCGATCCCACTTATGCCGGTCCATTGACTGGAGTCCAGTTGGGACTCCCGGTGTATCACATGATGGAGCCAGATATTAAAGAGCAGGTAGATGAAGGAGTATACGAGGAACAAGTGGCCATGATGGAAATGGTAGTAGAAGTAGAGGCCCTCATTGATGCCGTGAAAGGAATACGAGAGCAGCATAGTAAGCTGTGA